A section of the Drosophila sechellia strain sech25 chromosome 3L, ASM438219v1, whole genome shotgun sequence genome encodes:
- the LOC6606001 gene encoding uncharacterized protein LOC6606001 encodes MQQMHLFCFQLIFVTLGLLASVAAKPAVDPALFPSASPFGFYPGSGGPFAAAYAAGAPLYNPLGASPLAVSSSQRLDYFNQFNAAFAPTAPARILATAPFPATGARLIQPTRFLAPAVPAPFFF; translated from the exons ATGCAGCAAATG CATCTTTTCTGTTTTCAGTTGATTTTCGTAACCCTGGGATTGCTGGCCAGTGTAGCAGCCAAGCCAGCTGTGGATCCAGCATTGTTTCCTTCGGCATCTCCTTTCGGATTCTATCCAGGATCAGGTGGACCTTTCGCAGCCGCCTATGCTGCTGGTGCTCCTTTGTATAATCCTTTGGGTGCATCTCCTTTGGCCGTATCCAGCAGCCAGCGCTTGGACTACTTTAACCAGTTTAATGCCGCCTTTGCTCCGACTGCTCCTGCCCGCATCCTGGCTACTGCTCCATTCCCTGCAACTGGCGCCCGACTCATCCAGCCAACTCGTTTCCTTGCTCCTGCAGTGCCAGCACCATTTTTCTTTTAG
- the LOC6606002 gene encoding uncharacterized protein LOC6606002 has protein sequence MDSRSVIEWPRLVTVIMKILFATMLGYLLLGLLLSHASFATATNGAIPAVIPAVPAAVPRLVPVATSHQFVTRNWNRVFVPPATVATYPNTYVKYNGGYPAYPAYNYPYSATYPYTYPYTYPYYYPTYNVGYGYKGVW, from the exons ATGGACAGTCGGTCGGTGATCGAGTGGCCCAGGTTAGTTACCGTCATCATGAAGATC CTTTTTGCTACCATGTTGGGCTACTTGCTCCTTGGATTGCTGCTGTCCCATGCCAGCTTTGCAACTGCCACAAATGGAGCGATTCCAGCAGTGATTCCGGCAGTGCCCGCTGCTGTTCCTCGCCTGGTTCCCGTGGCCACCAGCCATCAGTTTGTCACTCGAAACTGGAATCGAGTTTTCGTGCCCCCCGCCACGGTGGCCACTTATCCCAACACCTACGTTAAGTACAACGGTGGCTATCCGGCGTATCCCGCCTACAATTACCCATACTCCGCCACCTATCCGTACACCTATCCGTACACCTATCCCTACTACTATCCCACTTATAACGTTGGATATGGTTACAAGGGTGTCTGGTGA
- the LOC6606003 gene encoding peptidoglycan-recognition protein SB2 produces the protein MKLQLALVLCGLTLALGQIVPRSSWCPVPISPRIPRLMVQVRLIIIHHTVTAPCFNPHQCQLVLRQIRADHMRRKFRDIGYNFLIGGDGRIYEGLGFGIRGEHAPRYNSQSIGIAFIGNFQTGLPPSQMLQAARTLIQIAVQRRQVSPNYSLVGHCQTKATACPGRHLLNELKKWPRWQPKP, from the exons ATGAAGCTACAGTTGGCCCTCGTTCTATGTGGATTGACTCTGGCCTTGGGCCAGATTGTTCCCCGCAGCTCCTGGTGTCCTGTGCCCATCTCTCCGCGAATTCCCAGGCTTATGGTGCAGGTGCGACTGATTATCATCCATCATACAGTCACGGCTCCTTGCTTCAATCCGCATCAGTGCCAGTTGGTACTTAGGCAAATTCGAGCCGATCATATGCGCAGGAAGTTCAGGGATATTGGTTATAACTTCCTCATCGGTGGAGATGGTAGGATCTACGAGGGCTTGGGTTTCGGCATCCGTGGTGAGCATGCTCCCCGCTATAACAGCCAGTCCATTGGCATCGCTTTCATTGGCAACTTCCAGA CTGGACTACCTCCTTCGCAGATGCTCCAGGCTGCCCGAACCCTCATCCAAATAGCCGTGCAGCGTCGCCAGGTTTCGCCCAACTATTCCCTGGTGGGTCATTGCCAAACGAAGGCCACAGCGTGTCCGGGAAGACATCTTCTGAACGAGCTCAAGAAGTGGCCACGTTGGCAGCCAAAGCCTTAG
- the LOC6606004 gene encoding peptidoglycan-recognition protein SB1, giving the protein MNTSTAINFVAALVLCCLALSANALQIEPRSSWGAAAARSPSRIQGAVDYVIIHHSDNPNGCSTSEQCKRMIKNIQSDHKGRRNFSDIGYNFIVAGDGKVYEGRGFGLQGSHAPNYNRKSIGIVFIGNFERSAPSAQMLQNAKDLIELAKQRGYLKDNYTLFGHRQTKATSCPGDALYNEIKTWPHWRQN; this is encoded by the exons ATGAACACATCAACGGCAATTAATTTTGTGGCCGCTTTAGTGCTTTGCTGCTTAG CTCTATCCGCCAATGCCCTGCAGATTGAGCCACGCAGCAGTTGGGGTGCAGCGGCTGCTCGATCGCCTTCAAGGATTCAGGGCGCCGTGGACTATGTGATCATCCATCATTCGGACAATCCCAATGGCTGCTCCACATCCGAGCAGTGCAAGCGCATGATCAAGAACATCCAGTCGGATCACAAGGGTCGCCGCAATTTCAGCGATATTGGATATAACTTTATCGTGGCCGGTGATGGCAAGGTGTACGAGGGTCGTGGTTTTGGGCTCCAGGGATCTCACGCCCCCAACTATAACCGCAAGAGCATTGGCATCGTCTTCATTGGCAACTTCGAACGCAGCGCGCCCTCCGCCCAGATGCTCCAGAACGCCAAGGATCTGATCGAGCTAGCCAAGCAGCGTGGATACCTCAAGGATAACTACACGCTGTTCGGTCATCGGCAGACCAAGGCCACCTCCTGCCCAGGTGATGCTCTGTACAACGAGATCAAGACGTGGCCGCACTGGAGGCAAAACTAG
- the LOC6606005 gene encoding probable ATP-dependent RNA helicase Dbp73D, translating to MELFTVNRYTEDVKEQKDGAQGTNNEDEILQKLLKKAAKRKRKHKAIEAVETPIPEKETSEVKEAESKDEQVEELEKPVEVVQEQDVPSNEFQVLGDDDSAAKKKKVNMQLPNWLAHPTIIEGGSLQPEEEVPTSEAIDQLDYLEKYTCQALKQMKIKRLFPVQKQVIPWILEAHAKPPPFRPRDICVSAPTGSGKTLAFAIPIVQLLSQRVDCKVRALVVLPVAELALQVYRVISALCSKTDLEACLLSKQHKLEDEQEKLVEQYKGKYYSKADIVVTTPGRLVDHLHATKGFCLKSLKFLIIDEADRIMDAVFQNWLYHLDSHVKETTDQLLAGTQAPLCYAELQASFGKQPHKLLFSATLSQDPEKLQDLRLFQPRLFATVLTMPVLKDATEEGSDTEALTDPGQFVGRYTTPAELTEQYCVTELRLKPLTVFALVEKYKWKRFLCFTNSSDQASRLTFVLKVLFQKYSTNVSELSGNLSAKVRKERLRDFAAGKINGLICSDALARGIDVADVDVVLSYEIPRHITTYIHRVGRTARAGRKGTAVTLLTEYDMTLFKKILSDANKVLGEEIHVSPDIEIQHAVEYKEALAGLRTEKEKKKNQKMAEKNRVATKALIHKKQEETATVRPLTLMEKLQIKANEIVQSSKKSSETKNPKTKADKPKYQPKETKRQIIAKQRKAIEK from the exons ATGGAATTATTTACTGTTAACAG ATATACCGAGGATGTGAAGGAACAAAAAGATGGGGCCCAAGGCACCAACAACGAGGATGAAATACTGCAAAAATTGCTTAAGAAGGCTGCAAAACGCAAGAGGAAACATAAAGCCATAGAAGCTGTAGAAACACCTATCCCGGAAAAAGAAACCTCAGAGGTTAAGGAGGCGGAATCCAAGGATGAGCAGGTGGAAGAACTAGAAAAGCCCGTAGAAGTTGTCCAAGAGCAAGATGTTCCGTCTAATGAGTTTCAAGTTCTTGGAGACGATGATTCCGCGGCCAAGAAGAAGAAAGTGAATATGCAGCTGCCCAATTGGCTGGCACATCCAACCATCATCGAAGGCGGAAGCCTGCAGCCGGAGGAGGAAGTGCCAACCTCCGAGGCAATTGATCAACTCGATTACCTGGAGAAGTACACATGTCAAGCTCTCAAGCAGATGAAGATTAAGCGGCTTTTTCCAGTCCAAAAGCAGGTCATCCCATGGATCCTGGAGGCACACGCTAAGCCACCTCCCTTTCGTCCCCGAGATATTTGTGTATCTGCTCCTACGGGCAGTGGAAAAACCCTGGCCTTTGCCATACCGATTGTCCAGTTGCTATCGCAGCGTGTGGATTGTAAAGTCAGGGCTTTAGTCGTCCTCCCTGTGGCAGAGCTGGCCCTACAGGTTTACCGTGTGATCAGTGCGTTGTGCAGCAAAACGGATCTGGAGGCTTGCCTTCTATCCAAGCAGCACAAACTAGAGGATGAGCAGGAGAAGCTGGTGGAGCAATACAAAGGCAAATACTACTCCAAGGCAGACATTGTGGTGACCACACCAG GCCGCTTGGTTGACCATTTGCACGCCACGAAAGGCTTCTGCCTGAAGAGCCTAAAATTTCTGATCATTGACGAGGCCGATCGAATAATGGATGCAGTTTTCCAAAACTGGCTTTATCATCTGGACAGTCATGTAAAGGAGACCACCGACCAGCTGTTGGCCGGCACTCAAGCACCTCTATGCTATGCAGAACTTCAAGCCAGCTTTGGCAAGCAACCACATAAGCTCCTGTTCTCGGCGACATTGTCTCAAGATCCCGAGAAGCTGCAGGATTTACGACTCTTTCAGCCTCGTCTGTTCGCCACTGTGCTTACCATGCCCGTGTTGAAGGACGCAACGGAAGAAGGTTCAGATACCGAAGCGCTTACGGATCCAGGACAATTTGTGGGCAGATACACAACGCCGGCGGAGTTAACCGAGCAGTACTGTGTGACGGAGCTGCGACTAAAACCCCTCACTGTTTTTGCCTTGGTGGAAAAGTACAAATGGAAGCGATTCTTGTGCTTCACCAACAGTTCGGATCAGGCATCTCGACTAACATTCGTGCTTAAAGTGCTATTTCAAAAGTATAGCACCAACGTGTCTGAATTGTCGGGAAATCTCTCGGCTAAGGTTCGAAAGGAAAGACTAAGGGACTTTGCTGCTGGGAAAATCAATGGACTAATCTGCTCAGATGCACTGGCGCGTGGTATCGATGTGGCAGACGTAGATGTTGTGCTCTCATATGAGATACCACGCCATATTACGACATACATTCATCGAGTGGGCCGAACGGCTCGAGCGGGAAGAAAGGGCACCGCCGTCACCTTGCTCACGGAATATGATATGACTTTATTCAAGAAAATACTTAGCGATGCGAACAAGGTATTGGGTGAGGAAATCCACGTTTCTCCAGATATTGAGATTCAGCATGCGGTGGAATACAAAGAGGCCTTAGCCGGCCTTCGCACGGAAAAGGAGAAGAAAAAGAACCAGAAGATGGCCGAGAAGAATCGTGTGGCCACCAAGGCCCTGATCCACAAGAAACAGGAGGAAACGGCCACAGTTCGTCCACTGACGTTGATGGAAAAGCTGCAAATCAAAGCGAACGAAATCGTGCAATCATCAAAGAAATCCTCCGAAACGAAAAATCCCAAGACCAAGGCTGACAAACCAAAATACCAGCCAAAGGAAACCAAGAGGCAAATCATTGCCAAACAACGAAAGGCCATCGAGAAGTAA
- the LOC6606006 gene encoding myrosinase 1, which produces MMQFILPLFVLTASCLGSPVSQTRRFPNDFLWGVGSSSYQIEGGWNADDKGESIWDFLTHTHPEKIVDQSNGDVTADSYHQWKRDVQMVKELHVGTYRFSLSWPRIMPGGYMNQVSTAGIKYYSNLIDELLRYNITPMVTIYHWELPQKLQELGGWTNPEIIPLFKDYARLVLEMYGDRVKIWTTVNEPWHVCEHGYGVDYMAPSYNYPGIPAYLCGHNLLKAHAEVVHMYRELFQPRQGGRMGITLDTSWPEPRDPNSAEDREASERAMQFYVGWFGHPIFSKHGNYPKVMIERIRNLSKEQGFGARSRLPEFTTEEIHRIRGTSDFFGINSYTSNLVTSNGHNNTGKFPIPSFNHDMGVVENQEGVDWPGSGSVWLKVYPKGMYNLLMWIHREYNAPEIIVTENGVSDRGGLEDYARVDYYNLYLSAVLDAMEDGANISGYIAWSLMDSYEWKAGFSEKFGLYHVDFNSPQRTRTPKISARVFAQLCKTNTIDWSYRPKLDDEQQLVAMAQLPAEARTSGASGAVSWSLMSILLLALLR; this is translated from the exons atgatGCAATTCATACTGCCTCTTTTTGTGCTGACTGCCTC ATGTCTCGGCAGTCCGGTGAGCCAAACCCGTCGATTCCCCAACGACTTTCTCTGGGGCGTCGGTTCATCTTCATACCAAATCGAAGGCGGCTGGAACGCGGATGACAAGGGCGAGTCGATCTGGGACTTTCTCACCCATACTCATCCCGAGAAAATAGTCGATCAATCCAATGGCGATGTCACGGCGGACAGCTATCATCAG TGGAAGCGCGATGTGCAAATGGTCAAGGAGCTGCATGTGGGCACCTACCGCTTCTCCCTGTCCTGGCCACGAATTATGCCCGGTGGCTATATGAACCAAGTCAGTACAGCCGGCATTAAGTACTATTCCAATCTGATCGACGAACTGCTGCGTTACAACATCACTCCCATGGTGACGATCTATCACTGGGAGCTGCCGCAAAAGCTGCAGGAGCTGGGTGGCTGGACCAATCCGGAGATCATTCCGCTGTTCAAGGACTATGCCCGCCTGGTGCTGGAAATGTACGGGGATCGGGTGAAGATCTGGACCACCGTCAATGAACCGTGGCATGTGTGTGAGCACGGTTATGGAGTGGATTATATGGCACCTTCGTACAACTATCCAGGCATTCCCGCCTACCTCTGTGGTCACAATCTGCTGAAGGCCCACGCCGAGGTGGTGCACATGTACCGGGAGCTCTTCCAGCCGCGTCAAGGTGGACGCATGGGCATCACACTGGATACGTCGTGGCCAGAGCCCAGGGATCCCAACTCTGCCGAGGATCGCGAGGCCTCCGAGCGAGCCATGCAGTTCTATGTAGGCTGGTTCGGTCATCCCATCTTCTCCAAGCACGGCAACTATCCCAAGGTGATGATCGAGCGCATTCGGAACTTGAGCAAGGAGCAGGGCTTCGGAGCACGATCCAGACTGCCCGAGTTCACCACCGAGGAGATCCATCGCATACGCGGCACCTCCGACTTCTTCGGCATCAATTCCTACACCAGCAACCTGGTCACCTCCAATGGTCACAATAATACCGGCAAGTTCCCAATTCCGTCCTTCAATCACGATATGGGCGTGGTCGAGAACCAGGAGGGCGTCGATTGGCCCGGTTCCGGATCCGTTTGGCTAAAG GTCTATCCCAAGGGAATGTACAATCTGTTGATGTGGATACACCGGGAGTACAATGCGCCCGAGATAATCGTCACGGAGAACGGAGTCAGTGATCGCGGTGGTCTGGAGGATTATGCCCGCGTGGACTACTATAATCTCTATCTGTCGGCGGTTCTCGATGCCATGGAGGATGGAGCGAATATCAGTGGCTACATCGCCTGGAGTCTGATGGACAGCTATGAGTGGAAGGCCGGCTTCTCTGAGAAATTCGGTCTCTATCACGTGGACTTCAACTCACCGCAACGCACCAGAACGCCCAAGATCTCGGCGAGAGTTTTCGCCCAGCTCTGTAAGACCAACACCATCGATTGGAGCTACAGACCCAAGCTCGATGATGAGCAGCAGCTGGTGGCCATGGCTCAGCTGCCGGCGGAAGCCAGGACAAGTGGTGCTAGCGGTGCTGTCAGTTGGAGTCTGATGAGCATTCTCCTGTTGGCTCTGCTTagataa
- the LOC116801247 gene encoding uncharacterized protein LOC116801247: MQSRANRSLCISPGDWKADGQKGETRRQTNIPARIDNLQGGHTAVWWSTAKRGIQEHDYVRNMGYDIRTLGLGSGQHVTCSSVAALAIVCICIRRERGGVSFNCSWKQTRSAQ; encoded by the exons ATGCAATCGAGAGCGAATCGCTCGCTCTGCATTTCCCCTGGCGACTGGAAAGCTGATGGCCAGAAAGGGGAGACACGGCGACAGACAAACATTCCAGCCAGGATCGACAACCTGCAGGGTGGACACACAGCGGTGTGGTG GAGTACGGCGAAACGGGGAATCCAGGAACACGACTACGTCAGGAATATGGGATACGACATACGGACACTCGGACTCGGGAGCGGGCAGCACGTGACTTGTTCTTCCGTCGCAGCCTTGGCCattgtttgcatttgcattcgccGGGAACGGGGTGGCGTGTCTttcaattgcagctggaaacAGACGCGGTCAGCACAATAG
- the LOC116801244 gene encoding uncharacterized protein LOC116801244: MAHIGTFIAIALLAAAAPPSCPGGCSGWVQHG; the protein is encoded by the exons ATGGCTCACATTGGAACTTTTATAG CAATTGCTCTGCTCGCCGCTGCGGCTCCGCCTTCTTGTCCAGGAGGTTGTTCTGGTTGGGTGCAACATGGCTAA